TAATAAAACGATAAAAAAGAAAGAGAGAGTTGAATCTACGGATTCTTCTCCAAAGATTTCCTGGATCCATGTAGGAAGTTTTTTCAAAAAGGTACTGCCCTTCGGCTGGTTCATAGGTCTATTGATACCGGATCGGTATTTTCCGTCAATACGGAAGATTAAAGCCGACTTTCGTCTCTTCGGGTTCACATAGAGAAGACAGAGTCCACGGAGAATGGATTTACATGCCGCCTGTTTCAGTGACTATATAAGTTTCGACTAGATTATCGAAACAGAATTTCTCGACCCCACCTCCGCCTGCGTCAAAATACCTAGGATTGTCTCTTACTATAAAACAATCTGCTCCGTCTGCATCGATGCACGATTGAGTTTGAGCTACACAAAAAGAATAGCTAACAACTGGATTGGATTTTTCCTTCTTTTTTCCTTTTAGCTCGTCTATGTCCTCCCCAGAACATTGGAAAAAGAGAAATAAACTAAGGATCGGTATAGGAAGTTTTTTGAGCATTGAGATTCCGGTTCAAATGTATCTGCGTAAACCTATCAGATCGATGTGGCCGGAAATAAGTTCCATCTTCTTCTCCACTTTGCGGATTGGTGTGAAATTTGGTCTTATTTTTTGCTCTCGCAAAGGCGCTAAGACACGAAGGGTTTACGTACGCAACCCCGCGAGTGATCGAACCGGGGTCAAAAAATCGTTTTTGCGATTTTTTGACCGAAGGTGAGAGCGCGGTCCGAAGGACGCGGCCCGACCTTTTTTCCTAAAAATCCTTACTGTTTTTTCGAAAAGGACGATATTAGAAACGTGAAAGAGCAGATAGACCGCAAAATTATCGAACTTCGCCGCCACCTGATTTCTTTGAAACAGAGCTATCCTATCGTAGGATTAAAAGGAGGCACGGAAACGGAAGATATGGATTCGGACGAGATCCGAGCGCTCCATATCGTGGCTAAAGATTTGGTTCCGGTCACTGTTAAGATCGGCGGGCCTGAAGCAAGGACCGATATCCGTATGCTGGTGAAAGAGGAGATCGAAGGCATTTCCGCGCCTATGATCGAATCTTCTTACGCTCTCAAAAATTTTATTTCTACTCTTAAAAGTATGCTTAGTCCTGTGACTTTTTCCAAGGTCACTAAGGCGATTAACCTGGAGACTATCACAGGTTATAAAAATATGTTGGAGATAGCGGACTCTAGTGCATTCGAAGATCTGGATCAAGTGACTGCCGCCAGATCCGATCTTTCCGCTTCTATGGGAATGATCCCAGATGATAAGGAAGTGATGAAAGTCACTCGCACTATCATTGCGATCTCGAAAGACAGGGGCAAAAAAACCTCCGTTGGTGGAACGATCACTAAGCAGAATTTCAGAAAGATCGCGGAAGAGATCCGTCCTGATAAGATCAACTCCAGACATGTTTGCGTGGACGCTATGAAATCTTTGGAAAAATTTCCGGAGGAAGTAGCGGAAGTTATGCTCCAATTCGAGATCGAATTGTATGATCTGTTCTCTTTATTAAAACCTGAGAAGGCCTACGGTTATAAGAATAGAATGGAGACCAATCGTGAAAGGATCGGATCCAGAAAGGTTCTCTATTCTATTCGGTAAACAATGGCCAAAGATACAAGAGACCTAATCTTAAGAACTTCCCTCAAACTATTTTCTGAACAAGGGTATCACGGCTCTACCATGAGACAAATCGCTCAAAGAGCCGGTCTGTCTTTGGGTCTCGCTTATCGTTATTTCGAGTCCAAGG
The window above is part of the Leptospira licerasiae serovar Varillal str. VAR 010 genome. Proteins encoded here:
- a CDS encoding aldolase/citrate lyase family protein; translation: MKEQIDRKIIELRRHLISLKQSYPIVGLKGGTETEDMDSDEIRALHIVAKDLVPVTVKIGGPEARTDIRMLVKEEIEGISAPMIESSYALKNFISTLKSMLSPVTFSKVTKAINLETITGYKNMLEIADSSAFEDLDQVTAARSDLSASMGMIPDDKEVMKVTRTIIAISKDRGKKTSVGGTITKQNFRKIAEEIRPDKINSRHVCVDAMKSLEKFPEEVAEVMLQFEIELYDLFSLLKPEKAYGYKNRMETNRERIGSRKVLYSIR